In Humulus lupulus chromosome 7, drHumLupu1.1, whole genome shotgun sequence, the following are encoded in one genomic region:
- the LOC133791013 gene encoding uncharacterized protein LOC133791013 has translation MEELGSVWSLYQEQNINELNHKLHCTKVELESVKMEAKEQMTKSEEYLKNLLDLLKSALKERDEARYQLQKAQLMLSNSQTELPNMFAQLQPESLLLLPAAKANSSITESNSLSETYNHHSHGSSPVESFFDAAVSSPELSNFNMADSSHMGFSIGSVPAPPKIDPGTVVIENLSKGKTLPQKGKLLEAVLNAGPLLQALFLAGPLPKWRNPPPLQPFKIPPVSIKGAGEGASGYNHKPVDNSYVAQKPINSLQYTQSCSASMLNFAGGASSSRLNNSKLLSMSSSYNDQIPIVKRQRLH, from the exons ATGGAGGAATTGGGTTCAGTGTGGTCTTTATACCAGGAG CAAAACATAAACGAGTTGAATCATAAGCTTCACTGCACCAAAGTTGAGCTAGAGTCAGTTAAAATGGAGGCAAAGGAACAAATGACAAAGAGTGAGGAGTACCTGAAAAATTTACTTGATCTCTTAAAATCTGCAttgaaagaaagagatgaagcAAGATATCAGCTTCAGAAAGCTCAGCTTATGTTGAGTAACAGTCAAACTGAACTTCCTAACATGTTTGCTCAACTTCAACCTGAAAGCCTTCTCTTATTGCCTGCTGCCAAGGCCAACTCAAGCATAACAGAATCGAACAGTCTTTCTGAGACTTACAATCACCACTCTCATGGCTCTTCGCCTGTAGAATCGTTTTTTGATGCTGCTGTTTCTTCACCAGAACTCTCCAATTTCAACATGGCTGATTCAAGCCACATGGGGTTTTCCATTGGTTCTGTTCCAGCCCCACCAAAGATTGATCCGGGTACTGTTGTGATTGAGAATCTTTCCAAAGGAAAAACTCTGCCTCAGAAGGGAAAACTATTGGAGGCTGTTCTGAATGCTGGTCCACTCCTCCAGGCTCTCTTCTTGGCGGGGCCTCTTCCCAAGTGGCGTAACCCGCCCCCCTTGCAGCCCTTCAAGATTCCTCCGGTTTCAATTAAAGGCGCCGGTGAAGGTGCTTCCGGGTATAATCATAAACCAGTTGACAACTCCTATGTGGCTCAAAAGCCTATTAACTCATTGCAATATACTCAGTCATGCTCGGCCTCCATGTTGAATTTCGCTGGTGGTGCTTCTAGCTCGCGCCTGAACAATTCAAAGCTGCTCTCTATGAGTTCCAGTTATAATGACCAAATACCGATTGTGAAACGGCAGAGACTCCATTGA
- the LOC133791012 gene encoding large ribosomal subunit protein uL23-like, whose protein sequence is MAPKADGSKKADPKAQALKAAKAVKSGPTIKKKAKKIRTSVTFHRPRTFKKERNPKYPRVSAPSRNKLDHYEILKYPLTTESAMKKIEDNNTLVFIVDIRADKKKIKDAVKKMYDIQTKKVNTLIRPDGTKKAYVRLTPDYDALDVANKIGII, encoded by the exons ATGGCTCCTAAAG CTGATGGCTCGAAAAAAGCTGATCCAAAGGCACAAGCCTTGAAGGCTGCAAAAGCAGTGAAGTCAGGTCCGACTATTAAGAAGAAAGCTAAGAAGATCCGAACTTCAGTTACCTTCCATCGGCCGAGGACATTTAAGAAGGAAAGGAATCCCAAGTATCCTCGTGTTAGTGCTCCATCAAGGAACAAGCTTGATCATTATGAGATTCTCAAGTATCCTCTTACCACTGAGTCTGCAATGAAAAAGATTGAGGATAACAACACTTTGGTTTTCATTGTTGACATTCGTGCTGACAAGAAGAAGATCAAGGATGCAGTAAAGAAGATGTATGACATTCAGACTAAGAAAGTGAATACATTGATCAG GCCTGATGGTACCAAGAAGGCTTACGTTAGATTGACCCCAGACTATGATGCTCTTGACGTTGCTAACAAAATTGGAATCATCTAA